In Spirochaeta thermophila DSM 6578, the following proteins share a genomic window:
- a CDS encoding HlyD family secretion protein: MRRLIIPLTLLFAACSAEHGWYTGIVEGTQYLLSSPVAERLVALEVQEGDEVEEDQILARLDHTALDLKITALEAQLEQLVYQDEELEARIRQAAEMRDYLRTTYERNKTLLEAQAVSPQTVDELASRLSNQEAELAALQARKKALHAQRKALQAELEGLELQRTRTLIAAPAAGIVEEVFYDVGEMVPSFSPVVEVADLAHVYTTVYVEERTLARIQPGQEVRVRTVLDERTGTVVKLPTKAEFSPKEVRTPETREALVYGVKVLIPNDDLVVKIGMPVEVSFQ; this comes from the coding sequence ATGAGACGACTCATCATCCCCCTCACCCTGCTCTTTGCCGCCTGCAGTGCGGAACACGGCTGGTACACCGGCATCGTGGAGGGCACGCAGTACCTCCTCTCCAGCCCCGTGGCCGAACGCCTCGTCGCATTGGAAGTCCAGGAAGGCGACGAGGTAGAGGAAGACCAGATCCTCGCCCGACTCGACCATACCGCCCTCGACCTCAAGATCACCGCACTCGAGGCCCAACTCGAACAACTTGTCTACCAGGACGAGGAGCTCGAAGCCCGCATCCGACAAGCCGCAGAGATGCGGGATTACCTGCGCACCACCTACGAACGCAACAAGACCCTGCTCGAAGCCCAGGCAGTCTCACCCCAGACCGTGGACGAGCTCGCTTCCCGACTCTCCAACCAGGAGGCAGAGCTGGCCGCACTCCAGGCCCGGAAGAAGGCCCTCCACGCCCAGAGGAAGGCCCTTCAGGCAGAGCTCGAAGGCCTCGAACTCCAGCGCACACGCACCCTCATCGCCGCACCCGCAGCAGGGATCGTGGAGGAAGTCTTCTACGACGTGGGGGAGATGGTCCCGTCCTTCTCCCCCGTGGTGGAGGTGGCGGATCTCGCCCACGTCTACACCACCGTCTACGTGGAAGAGAGGACCCTCGCCCGGATACAGCCCGGGCAGGAGGTGCGCGTCCGCACCGTGCTCGACGAGCGGACCGGCACGGTGGTGAAACTCCCCACCAAAGCCGAGTTCTCTCCCAAGGAGGTCCGCACCCCCGAGACCCGGGAGGCCCTGGTCTACGGGGTGAAGGTGCTCATCCCCAACGACGACCTCGTGGTCAAGATAGGCATGCCGGTGGAGGTCTCGTTCCAATGA
- a CDS encoding ABC transporter ATP-binding protein, which translates to MTLVRVEGLTHTYQSRPAVDDITFTIEEGRIVGLIGPDGAGKTTTMRILLGMEHPESGTIHLPEEDHSHWIRSHVGYMPERFSLYEDLTVEENLWFFATVHGLSEAQFREKAAWLYRFSRLEPFRTRRAGALSGGMKQKLALSCALLHAPRLLILDEPTTGVDPLSRKEFWDMLDTLKGEGMGILISTPNLGEAEHCDTVLFLHEGKIMLQGSPDQLSGRMEGRIFRIDTETDPRALREEVRRMAPHIPCYLGPDGLRLAATPEELSPIVSAGYRIEGPLSPRLEDAFLATFLGIRDREAL; encoded by the coding sequence ATGACCCTCGTGCGAGTAGAAGGCCTCACACACACCTACCAGAGCAGGCCTGCGGTGGACGACATCACCTTCACGATAGAGGAAGGCCGCATCGTGGGGCTCATAGGTCCCGATGGTGCGGGGAAGACCACCACCATGCGCATCCTCCTCGGGATGGAACACCCCGAGAGCGGCACCATCCATCTCCCCGAGGAGGACCACTCTCACTGGATCAGGAGCCATGTGGGCTACATGCCCGAGCGATTCTCCCTCTACGAAGACCTCACGGTGGAAGAAAACCTCTGGTTCTTCGCCACTGTCCACGGCCTCTCCGAGGCCCAGTTCAGGGAGAAGGCCGCCTGGCTCTACCGCTTCAGCAGGCTTGAACCATTCAGGACTCGGAGGGCCGGTGCCCTCTCAGGCGGGATGAAGCAGAAACTCGCCCTCTCGTGTGCCCTGCTCCACGCCCCCCGCCTCCTCATCCTCGATGAACCTACCACCGGCGTGGATCCACTCTCTCGCAAAGAGTTCTGGGACATGCTCGACACCCTCAAGGGAGAGGGCATGGGCATCCTCATCTCAACTCCCAACCTCGGCGAGGCCGAGCACTGCGACACCGTGCTCTTCCTCCATGAGGGGAAAATCATGCTTCAGGGCTCCCCCGATCAACTCAGCGGGAGGATGGAGGGCCGCATCTTTCGGATCGACACCGAGACCGATCCCCGGGCACTCCGGGAGGAAGTACGCAGGATGGCGCCCCACATCCCCTGCTACCTCGGGCCGGACGGGCTCCGCCTCGCAGCCACCCCTGAGGAACTCTCTCCGATCGTCTCGGCCGGCTATCGCATCGAAGGTCCCCTTTCCCCCAGGCTGGAAGACGCCTTCCTCGCCACCTTCCTCGGCATAAGAGACCGGGAGGCGTTATGA
- a CDS encoding ABC transporter ATP-binding protein produces MNRGQHTTPPMIEVEGLVKRFGTFIAVDHISFSVARGEVFGLLGANGAGKTTTIRMICGLLAPTEGRIFVDDIPVHRRPRLARTRIGYLSQRFSLYEDLSPEENLRFFSALYGVPQDTTKAHLARLSSWLGEGFRQPVRTLPLGFRQRVGLMCALLHDPPLLILDEPTSGVDPIGRQEFWEEIYRQSSEGKTILVTTHYMEEAEYCQRVAIMHQGKLLNEGAPREIMARSGTRTLQEAFIHMVKSGDTG; encoded by the coding sequence ATGAACAGAGGGCAGCACACCACCCCTCCCATGATCGAAGTGGAAGGACTCGTGAAGCGTTTCGGCACCTTCATCGCGGTGGACCACATCTCGTTTTCGGTAGCCCGAGGAGAAGTCTTCGGCCTTCTGGGAGCCAACGGGGCCGGGAAGACCACCACCATAAGGATGATCTGCGGCCTCCTCGCTCCCACTGAAGGCCGCATCTTCGTGGATGACATACCGGTCCACCGGCGGCCCCGCCTCGCCCGCACCCGTATCGGCTACCTCTCCCAACGCTTCTCTCTCTACGAGGACCTCTCTCCCGAGGAAAACCTGCGCTTCTTCTCCGCCCTCTACGGAGTACCCCAAGACACGACGAAGGCTCACCTTGCCCGTCTCTCTTCATGGCTCGGGGAGGGATTTCGTCAGCCGGTACGCACGCTCCCCCTGGGATTCAGACAGCGCGTCGGCCTCATGTGCGCCCTCCTCCACGATCCGCCCCTTCTCATCCTCGACGAGCCTACTTCTGGAGTAGATCCCATCGGAAGGCAGGAGTTTTGGGAGGAGATCTACCGCCAGAGCTCGGAGGGTAAAACCATCCTGGTGACCACCCACTACATGGAAGAGGCCGAATACTGTCAGCGGGTGGCAATCATGCATCAGGGAAAGCTCCTCAACGAAGGGGCTCCGCGGGAAATCATGGCCCGATCCGGCACACGCACCCTCCAGGAGGCCTTCATACACATGGTGAAATCAGGAGATACGGGATGA
- a CDS encoding ABC transporter permease: MKLWALLRKEWWHLARDYRTLLVLFILPLLQLILLGYAMETEPKQILLVIHDFDRTSLSRTLVDRLSGNPLFLVRRSELPASELFARREAEAVLTLLPGTTRSLIRGGDILPHLAVDASDPQRAQTVAAYILHAISAVLASIPSSSISATPVFLYNPTRESAFFFVPGITALLILMASALLSSLTITREKESGTFTLLRLSHLSPAEVIGGKLIPYFLLAGILSLVVLAAGMLLFGVPLKGNAFLLVGVLLLYTLTGISMGILVSSVAPTQQSAMLMSLLITLFPTLLLSGFIFPLESMPLVLRMIGHALPATYFLQCLRGIMLKGNTVSQLIPQLSALGGFTLFFLFVGTVRAKTLMELSS, translated from the coding sequence ATGAAACTCTGGGCTCTCCTCCGAAAAGAATGGTGGCACCTCGCCCGAGACTACCGCACGCTCCTCGTACTCTTCATTCTCCCCCTCCTCCAGCTCATCCTCCTCGGGTATGCCATGGAAACAGAGCCGAAACAGATCCTCCTCGTGATCCACGACTTCGATCGGACATCCCTCTCCCGGACTCTCGTGGACCGTCTTTCAGGCAATCCACTCTTTCTCGTGAGACGCTCCGAGCTCCCTGCATCAGAGCTCTTCGCACGGAGGGAAGCGGAGGCCGTACTCACCCTCCTTCCCGGCACTACCCGGAGCCTCATCCGGGGAGGCGACATCCTCCCCCACCTCGCAGTGGACGCCTCCGATCCGCAGCGGGCCCAGACTGTGGCCGCCTACATCCTCCACGCCATCTCCGCGGTCCTCGCATCCATCCCCTCGTCCTCTATCTCCGCCACCCCTGTCTTCCTCTACAACCCCACACGGGAGAGCGCCTTCTTCTTCGTACCCGGAATCACCGCCCTCCTCATTCTCATGGCCTCCGCCCTGCTCTCCAGCCTCACCATCACAAGGGAAAAGGAGTCGGGAACCTTCACACTCCTCAGGCTCTCCCACCTCTCCCCGGCCGAGGTGATAGGGGGCAAGCTCATCCCCTATTTCCTCCTCGCAGGGATCCTCTCACTGGTGGTCCTGGCTGCGGGCATGCTCCTCTTCGGCGTGCCGCTCAAGGGGAACGCGTTCCTCCTCGTAGGGGTCCTCCTCCTCTACACCCTCACCGGGATCAGCATGGGCATCCTGGTCTCGAGCGTGGCCCCCACCCAGCAGTCCGCCATGCTCATGTCGCTTCTCATCACCCTCTTCCCCACCCTCCTTCTCTCGGGCTTCATCTTTCCCCTCGAGTCCATGCCCCTGGTCCTGAGGATGATAGGCCACGCCCTGCCCGCCACCTACTTCCTCCAGTGCCTGCGGGGCATCATGCTCAAGGGGAACACCGTCTCCCAGCTCATCCCTCAACTCTCAGCCCTGGGTGGATTCACCTTGTTCTTCCTCTTCGTGGGCACGGTGCGCGCAAAAACCCTCATGGAGCTCTCGTCATGA
- a CDS encoding ABC transporter permease has translation MKRLLAFLRKEFLLLKADPLLPRLMIAAPLVQLLVLGYALTFETAHVKTAILDLDRSPASRSLTAALEASDRFDLVARVTSLDELEERIEEWEVKLGIYIPPDFSRHLERGQAQVLCLLDAVDGTQAFTAYTYFEALVAQTFRHAGTQPVFREGSATVHYWYNPLLKSQVYMVPGLVILIVTVVSLLLGSLSLVREKEQGTLDQLLVSPLSPLQILAGTLFPFLLYSLAELSLAMTAAWAIFGTIPQGNILSLFLVVILYLFATLGLALLISTVSHTQTQALFFAWFAMVMLILLSGFLIPVANMPEWLKALTLLNPLRYMMTVVRELYIKGAPLSALWREVLALGGLGIIVMGAAAARFGRSST, from the coding sequence ATGAAACGACTCCTCGCCTTTCTCAGGAAGGAATTCCTCCTTCTCAAGGCCGATCCGCTGCTTCCTCGTCTCATGATCGCAGCCCCGCTCGTCCAGCTCCTGGTGCTCGGCTACGCCCTCACCTTCGAGACTGCGCACGTGAAGACCGCGATCCTCGACCTCGACCGCTCTCCGGCCTCCCGTTCCCTCACGGCCGCCCTCGAGGCGAGCGACAGGTTCGATCTCGTCGCCCGTGTGACATCTCTCGACGAGCTCGAGGAACGCATCGAGGAGTGGGAGGTGAAGCTTGGGATCTACATCCCCCCGGACTTCTCCCGACACCTCGAAAGGGGACAGGCCCAGGTGCTCTGCCTTCTCGATGCCGTGGATGGCACCCAGGCCTTCACGGCCTACACCTATTTCGAGGCCTTGGTGGCACAAACCTTTCGTCACGCCGGCACTCAACCCGTATTCCGTGAGGGAAGCGCCACGGTGCACTACTGGTACAACCCGCTCCTCAAGAGCCAGGTGTATATGGTCCCCGGGCTCGTGATCCTCATCGTCACCGTGGTCTCGCTCCTCCTCGGCTCGCTCTCCCTCGTACGGGAGAAGGAACAGGGCACGCTCGACCAGCTCCTGGTGAGTCCCCTCTCCCCACTCCAGATCCTGGCAGGCACGCTCTTCCCCTTCCTCCTCTACTCCCTCGCCGAACTCTCTCTCGCCATGACCGCGGCATGGGCCATCTTCGGCACCATCCCGCAAGGAAACATCCTCTCGCTCTTCCTCGTGGTCATCCTCTACCTCTTCGCCACCCTGGGGCTCGCCCTCCTCATCTCCACGGTCTCGCACACCCAGACACAGGCTCTCTTCTTCGCCTGGTTCGCCATGGTGATGCTCATCCTCCTGAGCGGGTTCCTCATCCCTGTGGCGAACATGCCCGAGTGGCTCAAGGCCCTCACCCTGCTCAACCCCCTCCGCTACATGATGACCGTGGTGCGGGAGCTCTACATAAAAGGAGCACCCCTCTCCGCGCTCTGGAGAGAGGTGCTCGCACTCGGAGGGCTCGGGATCATCGTCATGGGTGCCGCAGCAGCCCGCTTCGGACGAAGCAGCACCTAA
- a CDS encoding dihydrolipoamide acetyltransferase family protein: MAEKVLMIALSPTMEEGTIVAWHKNKGDRVESGDVLCEVETDKATMDYESTQSGVLLEILKKEGEKARVGEVIAVLGEEGEDVSSILAEISSDTGETKAVEKGGGAREREEPRVEVESAASPLGAEKKAVRVKTGERRDVREPVETGGTVELPLPPGRVKASPLARKRAKELGVDLRVVRGSGPGGRVTVQDVEEAAKAGHAAPLAASGGPRRVAGGLEPVTPMRAAIARRLSESKRTAPHFTLTVKVRADRLVALREQVNESREERLSFNAFLMKLAAEALVRHPQILSSWEGEAIRYFDSVDIGLAVALPGGLITPVVRSCEYKTVEEIDHELKDLIARAREAKLAPEEYSGAGFTISNLGSYGITEFTAIINPPASAILAVGAVTTEPVWEGGGVVPARIVRLTLSCDHRTIDGALGAAFMADLAKYLEEPGRALV, encoded by the coding sequence ATGGCGGAAAAGGTGCTCATGATAGCCCTCTCCCCCACCATGGAGGAAGGAACGATCGTCGCCTGGCACAAGAACAAGGGTGACAGGGTCGAGAGCGGGGATGTCCTCTGTGAGGTGGAGACCGACAAGGCCACGATGGACTACGAATCCACCCAGAGCGGCGTGCTCCTCGAGATCCTCAAGAAGGAGGGGGAGAAGGCACGGGTGGGTGAGGTGATCGCGGTTCTCGGGGAGGAGGGGGAGGACGTCTCCTCGATCCTCGCCGAGATTTCGAGTGATACAGGAGAGACAAAGGCTGTAGAAAAGGGAGGGGGGGCACGAGAGCGAGAGGAACCCCGGGTTGAGGTGGAAAGCGCTGCTTCTCCACTGGGAGCTGAGAAGAAGGCGGTGCGTGTGAAGACAGGAGAGAGGAGAGATGTCCGTGAACCGGTGGAGACGGGAGGTACGGTGGAGCTGCCACTTCCTCCCGGAAGGGTGAAGGCGAGCCCACTTGCGCGGAAGCGGGCGAAGGAACTTGGTGTGGACCTGCGGGTGGTGCGTGGCTCCGGGCCGGGTGGCAGGGTGACGGTGCAGGACGTGGAGGAGGCCGCGAAGGCCGGACACGCCGCTCCCCTGGCAGCATCCGGTGGGCCGCGGCGGGTTGCAGGCGGGCTGGAGCCCGTGACGCCCATGCGGGCGGCCATCGCACGGCGGCTCTCCGAGTCGAAGCGCACCGCTCCCCACTTCACCCTCACGGTGAAGGTCCGCGCCGACAGGCTCGTTGCCCTGCGGGAGCAGGTGAACGAAAGCCGGGAGGAGCGGCTCTCCTTCAATGCCTTCCTCATGAAGCTCGCTGCCGAGGCCCTCGTGCGGCATCCGCAGATCCTCTCCTCATGGGAGGGCGAGGCCATCCGCTACTTCGATTCGGTGGACATTGGGCTCGCCGTGGCGCTCCCCGGCGGCCTCATCACCCCCGTGGTGCGTTCCTGTGAGTACAAGACCGTGGAGGAGATCGATCACGAGCTCAAGGACCTCATCGCCAGGGCCCGTGAAGCGAAGCTGGCCCCTGAGGAGTACAGCGGGGCGGGGTTCACCATCAGCAACCTGGGGTCTTATGGCATCACGGAGTTCACGGCCATCATCAATCCGCCCGCTTCGGCCATACTCGCCGTGGGGGCGGTGACTACCGAACCGGTGTGGGAGGGAGGAGGCGTGGTGCCGGCGCGCATCGTGCGGCTCACCCTCTCCTGCGATCACAGGACCATAGACGGCGCACTGGGGGCTGCCTTCATGGCCGACCTCGCGAAGTACCTGGAGGAACCCGGGCGTGCGCTGGTCTAG
- a CDS encoding pyruvate dehydrogenase complex E1 component subunit beta gives MAVMTYREALNQALDEEMARDERVFLMGEEVGEYDGAYKVSRGLLAKYGPKRVIDTPISELGFTGIGIGAAIAGLRPVVEWMTHNFAILAMDQVINNAAKMRHMSGGQLKVPIVFRGPNGPAEYLSSQHSQSLAAFWMHVPGLKVVAPATPYDAKGLLKSAIRDDDPVVMLEAELMYAWQGEVPEEEYVVPIGKADIKRPGKDVSVITYSKPLKVVMEAAKVLEERGVDVEVVDLRSLRPLDTETIFASVRKTHRAVVVDEAWPMCGPASFVAWAVGRACFDDLDAQVEIVTSEDVPMPYNHTLELAVQPSVEKVVAAVSRVLYLE, from the coding sequence ATGGCGGTCATGACTTATAGGGAAGCGCTCAACCAGGCCCTCGACGAGGAGATGGCGAGGGACGAACGAGTGTTCCTCATGGGTGAGGAGGTGGGGGAGTACGACGGGGCCTACAAGGTGAGCAGAGGGCTGCTCGCCAAGTACGGTCCGAAGCGTGTGATCGACACCCCCATCTCCGAGCTCGGATTCACCGGTATCGGGATAGGGGCGGCGATCGCAGGGCTCAGGCCGGTGGTGGAGTGGATGACCCACAACTTCGCCATCCTGGCCATGGACCAGGTGATCAACAATGCGGCCAAGATGCGTCACATGTCGGGCGGCCAGCTCAAGGTGCCGATCGTCTTCAGGGGCCCCAACGGACCTGCGGAGTACCTCTCGTCGCAGCACTCCCAGTCGCTCGCCGCCTTCTGGATGCATGTGCCCGGTCTCAAGGTGGTGGCACCCGCCACGCCCTACGATGCGAAGGGGCTCCTCAAGTCGGCCATCAGGGATGACGACCCGGTGGTGATGCTCGAGGCGGAGCTCATGTACGCCTGGCAGGGAGAGGTGCCCGAGGAGGAGTACGTCGTCCCCATCGGGAAGGCCGATATCAAACGACCGGGGAAGGATGTGTCGGTGATCACCTACTCCAAGCCGCTCAAGGTCGTGATGGAGGCGGCGAAGGTACTCGAGGAGCGGGGGGTGGATGTGGAGGTGGTGGACCTCAGATCGCTCAGACCCCTCGACACCGAGACGATCTTCGCCTCGGTGCGCAAGACCCACCGGGCCGTGGTGGTGGACGAGGCCTGGCCCATGTGCGGGCCTGCTTCGTTCGTGGCCTGGGCCGTCGGCAGGGCCTGCTTCGACGACCTGGACGCCCAGGTGGAGATCGTGACGTCCGAGGACGTTCCCATGCCCTACAACCACACGCTGGAGCTCGCAGTGCAGCCTTCCGTGGAGAAGGTGGTGGCGGCAGTCTCCAGGGTGCTCTATCTGGAGTAG